The Lutibacter profundi genome includes a region encoding these proteins:
- the ilvN gene encoding acetolactate synthase small subunit encodes MEENKNFTVSVYTENNIGILNRISAIFLKRHINIESMTVSKSEIEHVHRFTFVVEVPETLIRKVVGQLEKQIEVIRAFYHTEDEIIYHETALFKIASTHLYDEKIQDKLKFRRAHIIAITERYFVIEASGLKEDINRMYEKLKPFGLLQFVRSGRIAITRPKMAITELLEEIN; translated from the coding sequence ATGGAAGAAAATAAAAATTTTACAGTTTCGGTATATACCGAAAATAATATAGGAATATTAAATCGTATTTCAGCAATATTTTTAAAACGCCATATCAATATTGAAAGTATGACCGTTTCAAAATCTGAGATTGAACACGTACATAGATTTACTTTTGTGGTTGAAGTACCAGAAACTTTAATAAGAAAAGTTGTTGGTCAGTTAGAAAAACAAATTGAAGTTATAAGAGCTTTTTATCATACTGAAGATGAAATTATATACCACGAAACAGCGTTGTTTAAAATTGCATCAACACATTTATACGATGAAAAAATTCAAGATAAATTAAAATTTAGAAGAGCACATATAATTGCAATAACTGAGCGTTATTTTGTAATTGAAGCTTCTGGTTTAAAAGAAGATATAAATAGAATGTATGAAAAACTAAAACCATTTGGTTTATTACAGTTTGTTCGTTCGGGGCGTATAGCAATTACGCGACCTAAAATGGCGATTACAGAACTATTAGAAGAAATTAATTAG
- the ilvC gene encoding ketol-acid reductoisomerase: MTNYFNTLSLREKLDQLGKCRFMDSSEFKEGVKALKDKKIVIVGCGAQGLNQGLNMRDSGLDVSYTLRPAAISEKRQSFLNASENKFKVGTYEEMIPSADLLINLTPDKQHTSVVSAVMPLMKKGATLSYSHGFNIVEEGMQIRKDITVIMVAPKSPGSEVREEFKRGFGVPTLIAVHPENDPEGKGWDYAKAYAVATGGHTAGVLESSFVAEVKSDLMGEQTILCGLLQTGSILCFDKMIDEGVEAGYASKLVQYGWETVTEALKHGGITNMMDRLSNPAKVAAFKVSEELKEIMRPLFQKHMDDIMSGHFSKTMMEDWANDDVNLLTWRAATGETAFEKTPASAVEISEQEYFDKGTLMVAMVKAGVELAFESMTESGIIEESAYYESLHETPLIANTIARKKLFEMNRVISDTAEYGCYLFDHACKPLIADYVSNLPSNLVGRPFNNCDNGVDNKELIEVNTAIRNHPVEDIGEYLRDSMTAMTKIV; this comes from the coding sequence ATGACAAATTATTTTAATACACTTTCATTAAGAGAAAAATTAGATCAACTAGGAAAATGTAGATTTATGGATTCTTCTGAATTTAAGGAAGGTGTTAAAGCTTTAAAAGATAAAAAAATAGTAATTGTTGGTTGTGGAGCTCAAGGCTTAAACCAAGGGCTAAATATGAGAGATTCGGGTTTAGATGTTTCTTATACATTAAGACCAGCTGCAATTTCTGAAAAAAGACAATCTTTTTTAAATGCTTCTGAAAATAAATTTAAAGTTGGAACCTATGAAGAAATGATTCCTTCGGCAGATTTATTAATCAACTTAACACCTGATAAACAGCATACCTCAGTAGTTTCTGCAGTAATGCCCTTAATGAAAAAAGGAGCAACGTTATCGTATTCTCATGGGTTTAATATTGTGGAAGAAGGAATGCAAATACGGAAAGATATCACCGTAATTATGGTTGCACCAAAGTCACCAGGTTCAGAGGTTAGAGAAGAATTTAAAAGAGGGTTTGGTGTACCAACATTAATAGCTGTACATCCTGAAAATGATCCAGAAGGTAAAGGTTGGGATTATGCCAAAGCTTATGCTGTTGCTACGGGAGGACATACTGCAGGAGTTTTAGAATCTTCATTTGTTGCTGAAGTAAAATCAGATTTAATGGGAGAGCAAACAATTCTTTGCGGACTGTTACAAACGGGTTCTATTTTATGTTTTGATAAAATGATAGATGAAGGTGTAGAGGCTGGTTATGCTTCAAAATTAGTTCAATACGGATGGGAAACAGTAACAGAAGCTTTAAAACATGGTGGAATTACCAATATGATGGATAGATTATCCAATCCTGCGAAAGTAGCTGCATTTAAAGTTTCAGAAGAATTAAAAGAAATTATGCGTCCACTTTTTCAAAAACATATGGATGATATTATGTCAGGTCATTTTTCAAAAACAATGATGGAAGATTGGGCAAATGATGATGTGAATTTGTTAACTTGGAGAGCTGCAACTGGTGAAACTGCTTTTGAAAAAACACCAGCAAGTGCGGTTGAAATTTCAGAACAAGAATATTTTGATAAAGGGACATTAATGGTTGCTATGGTTAAAGCAGGTGTAGAACTAGCTTTTGAATCAATGACTGAATCTGGAATTATTGAAGAATCAGCCTATTATGAATCTTTGCATGAAACGCCATTAATAGCAAATACTATTGCACGTAAAAAATTATTTGAAATGAATAGAGTGATTTCTGATACAGCAGAGTATGGATGTTACTTATTTGACCATGCGTGTAAACCTTTAATAGCTGATTATGTAAGTAATTTACCTAGCAATTTAGTAGGAAGACCTTTTAATAACTGTGATAATGGAGTAGATAATAAAGAATTAATTGAAGTAAATACAGCAATAAGAAATCACCCCGTTGAAGATATTGGAGAATATCTTCGTGATTCTATGACAGCAATGACAAAAATTGTTTAA